The Pantoea eucalypti sequence GGATGGCGATTAACCCGGGGACGGCTGCCGGAAGTCTGCCTGGTGAAGCGACCGTCGATCCCGCCTTTGGTCTGGCAGCGGTCTGGATTGATAGCGCACTCAAAGAGCAGGCGCAGATTCAGGGCTTTACTGTCGTCGAGGCCAGTACCGTCGTAGCAACTCATCTTAACCATCTGATCGGCCAGTTCGCCAGCGAACTGTTTGGCCGTCAGGAAGCGCAGCAACTGCTGGATCGCGTAACCCAGGAGATGCCGAAACTGACTGAAGATCTGGTGCCAGGCGTGATTTCACTCACCACGCTGCACAAGGTGCTGCAGAACCTGCTGGTGGAGCGGGTGTCGATTCGCGATATGCGCACCATCATCGAAACGCTGGCGGAACACGCGCCGGTGCAGAGCGATCCCCAGGAGCTGACCAGCGTGGTCCGTGTGGCGCTGGGCCGTGCGATTACGCAACAGTGGTTCCCGGGTAATGACGAAGTGCAGGTTATCGGGCTGGATTCAACGCTGGAGCGTCTGCTGTTGCAGGCGTTGCAGGGTGGTGGCGGACTGGAGCCGGGTCTGGCCGATCGGCTGTTGAGTCAGGCACAGGCCGCATTGCAGCGCCAGGAGATGCTGGGAGCACCGCCGGTGCTGCTGGTCAATCATCCACTGCGTGCGCTGCTGGCGCGATTCCTGCGCCGCAATCTGCCACAGCTGGTGGTGCTCTCAAACCTGGAGCTGAGCGATAACCGTCAGATCCGTATGACTGCCACCATTGGAGGCAAATAATGCGCAGACTGATCATGGCATTGTTAATGATGCCACTGATGGCTCAGGCGGCTGGAGGGGCCTGGAGTGCCTCGGCTAACGGGCCGCTACTGGCGAACCGTGGCAGCTGGCAACGGGCGCAGCCGCTGACGCCACCCGCCGGCGTTGGTGGGGAAGTCAGCATCATTAACTGGCGTTATGAGCTGAGCAGGCCGGCGCCCTCTGGCCTGGAAGTGCGGCTGTGCGGCGAACAGCGTTGCACGTCGCTTGAAGGTGCCAGCGGCACCACGCGCGGGCTGGCGCATCTGAATGCCGGAGAGACATTGCACATGGTGTTTGGTTTTGCGGGCAGTGGGGCGCTTCCACCCGGATTACGGGTGGTCAGCAGTGAAGTGATGGTCAATTACGAATAATGAATCAGCAACGTTGATGCCTGCGCGGGACACGCCGATGCACATCAGATATGTGCATCGGCTGTTACGTCGTTTACAGAGCAACAATTAACGCACTGACTCTCAGCCGATACATCAGGCACCGACGCAAAGGTCAGAATTCAGGCATTAACGCCTTTCATTCCCTCTTCCGAGTAACGCCCCCCTTTAACTTCTATTTGCCGGTGAAGTGCATTCAGCAACAGGAGATCATTCTCTTCCAGCTGAATATCCGCGGCCTGCGCGTTTTCATTAAGATATGCGATCTGCCTGGTGCCCGGTATCGGCACAATTCTTTCATACTGGGCCAGGAGCCAGGCCAGCGCAATCTGCCCGGTGGTGGCGTGATATTTATCCGCCAGCGGCGTAATCGCATTTACCAGCTGCAGGTTGTGATCGATATTCTCCTGCTGGAAACGCGCGTTATTTTTGCGGAAATCATCCCCGGCAAAATCACTGTTCTGGCGGTATTTACCGGTCAGAAAACCTCTGCCCAGCGGGGAATAGGGCACCAGACCGATACCGAGCTGTTTCACCGCTGGCAGGATGTCTTCTTCAATGTCACGCGTCCACAGAGAATATTCCGTCTGCAGCGCGGCCAGCGGATGGACGGCGTGCGCCCGATTGAGCGTGGCAGCAGACGCTTCACACAATCCAATACGGGCAATTTTCCCCTCTTTTACCAGACGGCTCAGACACTGCATGCTCTCCTCAATCGGTGTTGCCGCGCTGATACGATGCAGATAAAAGAGATCGATACGCTCGACGCCCAATCGTTTCAGGGAGGCATGGCAGCTGCGGGTAATGTAGTCCGGCTTATTGTTAATGGTACGGGCATAAGCCTCATCTGCCGGACGCTCGATACCACATTTGGTGGCGACGGTGAACGTCAGGCGTTCAGCCTTGCTCATCCCGGCAAGAAACTCACCGATCAGCTGCTCATTGTGGCCACGTCCGTAAAGATCGGCGGTATCAATGAAGGTGATATCCAGGTCGCGCAGCTGGCTAAGCAGCTGGAGAGACTGGCGGTCGT is a genomic window containing:
- a CDS encoding aldo/keto reductase; translation: MKKRTLSQGLDVSAIGYGAMGLSEFYGHSDDRQSLQLLSQLRDLDITFIDTADLYGRGHNEQLIGEFLAGMSKAERLTFTVATKCGIERPADEAYARTINNKPDYITRSCHASLKRLGVERIDLFYLHRISAATPIEESMQCLSRLVKEGKIARIGLCEASAATLNRAHAVHPLAALQTEYSLWTRDIEEDILPAVKQLGIGLVPYSPLGRGFLTGKYRQNSDFAGDDFRKNNARFQQENIDHNLQLVNAITPLADKYHATTGQIALAWLLAQYERIVPIPGTRQIAYLNENAQAADIQLEENDLLLLNALHRQIEVKGGRYSEEGMKGVNA
- the flhE gene encoding flagellar protein FlhE — its product is MRRLIMALLMMPLMAQAAGGAWSASANGPLLANRGSWQRAQPLTPPAGVGGEVSIINWRYELSRPAPSGLEVRLCGEQRCTSLEGASGTTRGLAHLNAGETLHMVFGFAGSGALPPGLRVVSSEVMVNYE